CCGGCGGACCAAGGACGGCAGGATCAGCATCCGCTCCGCCATAGCTGTCTTTGGTTGATGATGGCGGCGTTGTTTACGTGACACCTATCGCGCTCTCCTCTGCTTCGCTGAAAAAATCCGGGAGGTCTAAAAAAACTTCCCAGGGATCTCCGCATCCCCATCGTCATCACCGGGAAAGAAGAGAATGAGACGCAGTCGCAGAACGTGGCGCGGTCTCTCACCGGATGACAGAGGCGAGCGATGGCATTGGCGAAGATTGGGTCGAGGATTGGGGCGAAGACCGGAATGACCGGGGTGATGATCGGGCGCCGGGGCAGCGTCGCTGGTGAGCGGTTCGGCCGCGTGTTCCTGGGGCGTTTGCTGGCGACGACGGTGCTGATCGCGCCGGGCCTCCTGCTCTCCCACATCCCCGCAGCGACGGCGCAAACGAATCCGGCCGGCGCGGTGACCTTCGCCATTGCGCCGCAATCGGTGGACGGGGCGCTCGCCGCCTTTTCCGCCGCGACACGCATCCAGGTGCTGAGCCCCGGCGCGGTGACGCAGGGCGTCAACTCCCCCGGCGTCAGCGGTTCGATGTCGGCGCGCGAGGGGCTGAACCGCCTGCTGTCCGGCACCGGGCTGGTCGCCCGCTTCCTCAACACCGAAACCGTGACGGTCGAGCGCGTGGCCGCCGTTGGCGCCATCCAACTCGACCCGGTCCAGATCGAAGGACGCGGGGCCCCGAGCAGTCCCGGCGCCCTGCCCCCGGCCTATGCCGGCGGTCAGGTGGCGCGCGGCGGGCGCATCGGCGCGCTGGGCAACCAGGACGCGATGGATGTTCCGTTCTCCGTCACCGGCTACACCGCCGAAACCATCCGCAACCAGCAGGCGGATACCGTCGCCGATGTGCTGGCCAACGATCCGGCGGTGCGCAGCGGCCTCGGCTATGGCAACTTCGCAGAGAGCTTCGTCATCCGCGGCTTCCAATTGATGGGCGAGGATCTGTCGATCGACGGACTCTACGGAACCGCACCGCGCCAGATCGTCGCCACCAACATGTTCGAACGGGTGGAGGTGCTGAAGGGCGCCAACGCCTTTCTGAACGGCGCGGCCCCCAGCGGGTCCGGCATCGGCGGCGGAGTGAATCTCGTGCCCAAGCGGGCGGAGGACGAACCGCTGACCCGCCTGACCGCCAGCTATGCCATGGACAGCCGCTTCGGCCTGTCCGCCGATGTCGGCCGCCGGTTCGGCGATGCCAACCAGTTCGGCGTGCGCGTCAACGCCGCCGTCCGCGGCGGCGAGACCGCCATCGACGACGAGGAGCGGACGCTGAAGCTCGGCTCCCTGGCGCTCGACTATCGCGGCGAGCGCACCCGCGTGACGCTCGACGTCGGGACCCAGACCCAACGGGTGGAGCAGGGCCGCCCGGTGGTCTATTTCGGCAACTTCGTCCCGGCGGTGCCGTCGGCGTCGCAGAACTATGCGCAGCCCTGGTCCTATTCGCAGATGCGCGACACCTTCGGCCAGATCCGTGCCGAATACGACATCCTGCCGAACCTGACCGCTTACGGCGCCTTCGGCCTGCGCAGCATGCGCGAGGACGGCGACTATGCCTCCCCCACCGTCACGCGGGTCGACGGCACCGGCACCGTCAGGCGCCTGACCGTCCCGCGCGAGGATTTCACCAGCACCGGCCAGGCCGGCATCCGGGCCGACCTGCACACCGGCCCAATCAGGCACCAGCTGAATGCCGGCGCCTCCGCGCTGCGGACGACCAACAACAACGGCTTTGAATTCGGCGCGACCTCCGCCATCAACCTCTACCGCATGGTCGGGCTGCCGCGCCCGGCGACGACATCGTCCAGCGGCATGGTCGGCGATCCGCCGAAGGTCAGCGAGTCCGTGCTGCGCAGCGTCTATGCGTCGGACACGCTGTCGATCCTCGACGACCGGGTGATGGTCACCGCCGGCCTGCGCCAGCAGAACATCCAGGTCCGCGGCTTCAACCGTGCCACCGGCGCCCGCACCTCCGATTACGACCAGTCGGCGCTGACGCCGGTGGTCGGGCTGGTGGTGAAGCCGACCGAGGAACTGTCGCTCTACGCCAACCGGATCGAGGGGCTGGCGCAGGGTCCGACCGCCCCGTCCACGGCGGCCAATGCCGGAGAGATCTTCGAGCCCTACCGCTCCGTCCAGTACGAGGTCGGCGGCAAGCTGGACTTCGGCAGCTTCGGCGGCTCACTGTCGCTGTTCCAGACCACCCAGCCCAGCGGCGTCACCGACGCGTTCACCCGCATCTACAGCGTGTCCGGCGAACAGCGCAACCGCGGCATCGAGCTGATGCTGTATGGCGAACCGGTGCAGGGCGTCCGGCTGCTGGGCGGCGCCACCTTCATCGATCCGGAGATGACCGATACCGGAAGCGCCGCGACCGAGGGCAAGGACGCCGTCGGCGTTCCGCGCCACCAGTTCAATGCCAACGTCGAATGGGACCTGCCCTTCCTTCCGGCCTCCTTCCCCACCGTGACACTGACCGGGCGCGTGATCCACACCGGGTCGCAGTATCTCAACACCGCCAACACGCTGAAGATCCCTAGCTGGACCCGCTTCGACGTCGGCGCGCGGATGGTCACCGACATCCGGAACCGTCCGGTCACCGTCCGGGCGGCGGTGGAGAACGTCACCGACAAGGCCTATTGGGCGTCGGCCTATGGCGGTTACCTGAGCCAGGGCGCTCCGCTGACCGCCAAGCTGTCGCTGTCGGTCGATTTCTGAACGCTGCAGTCCTGACGGCGGCATGAGGAGTGCCCGATGACCAACCGAACCATCCGGATTTGGACACTGATCCACAAATGGACCAGCCTGATCTGCACGCTCTTCATGCTGCTGCTGTGCCTGACCGGCCTGCCGCTGATCTTCCATGACGAGATCGAGGCGCTGACGGCGGAGGACACCCTTCCGTCCATGCCGGCCGAAACGCCCCTGAAATCGTTGGACGAGGCGGTTGTCTCGGCGCTGGCCACATATCCCGGCGAACGTCCGCTGTTCCTCAGCTTCGACGAGGACCGGCCGGTGGTGAACGTCACGACCGGCCCGACCGCCCGCCCGCCGGTGTCGCAGATGCACATCTCCGCCATCGACCTGCGCACCACGCGGATCCTGGCCGACCTGAATGACGACGAGGGCTTCATGCATGTGATGCTGCGCCTGCATGTGGACATGTTCGCCGGGCTGCCCGGCGAACTTTTTCTCGGCTTCATGGGCTTCCTGCTGTTCCTCGCCACCCTGTCCGGCGTGGTGATCTATGCTCCTTTCATGCGCAAGTTGTCCTTCGGCACCGTGCGGGCCGGGCGCAGCAGGCGACTGAAATGGCTCGACCTGCACAACATGCTGGGGATCGTCACGCTGATGTGGGTGATGGTGGTCGGACTGACCGGCGTCATCAACACCCTGTCGGTGCCGCTGGTCGCCTATTGGCGTTCCAACGAGCTGGCGGCGATGATCGCCCCCTATGAAGGCAAGCCGATGCCGGAACGCTTCGCCTCCGTCGACGCGGCCGTCCGCACGGCGATGGAGGCCGCCCCCGGCATGCGCCCGCAATTCATCGCCTTCCCCGGCGTGCGGTTCTCCAGCAACCATCATTACGCGGTGTGGCTGAAGGGAGCCACGCCGGCCACCAACCGGATCCTGACCCCCGCCCTGATCGACGCGGAAACCGGGGCCTTCACCGATATGCGCTCCATGCCCTGGTACATGCTGGCGCTGCGGCTGTCGCAGCCGCTGCATTTCGGCGATTACGGCGGGCTGCCGATGAAGGTCCTATGGGCGGTGCTGGACGTGCTGACCATCGTCATCCTCGGCAGCGGCCTGTATCTGTGGATCGCCCGCCGCCGCGGCGCACAGGAACAGGCCGGCGCAAGCCCCGGCCTGCGCGCCGTCGCCGGGGAGGCCGCGGAATGAAGCCGCGCACTCCCCTCCCCCTGCCGGCGATCTTCGGCATTCCAATCGCAATCGCGCTCGTCACCACCGCCGGGCTCGTCACCGCCCTGCTGGACGACGGCCTGATGGACGCGCTGTCATGGGCGGCGCTGTCCGTCCCCATTCTGGTGGCCGCTTGGGCCTGGCGGAAACGCGAGCGCTGACGCCGCCTCCCGACATCACGGCGGGGACCGGATGATAACATCCGGCACGGTTATCGATCCGAAATAATGCATTGACGGAACTGGTGGATCCGGGAAACCTCAGTCTCTTGACAATAGGGACACCAAGGTTCCGCGCCCGATGCAGTCGCCCACCCGGAACGCCTCTCCAACCCCCGCACCGGCGGCCACGCCACCTTTGCTCAGCGTCGAGGACCTGTCCGTCGCCTTCGGCGGACAACGCGTCATCGAGGATCTGAGCTTCCGTGTTGATCCGGGACGGACGCTGGCGATCGTCGGCGAGTCGGGGTCGGGCAAGTCGGTGACGTCGCTGTCGGTGATGCGGCTCGCCGACATGGTGGGGGCGCAATACCCCACCGGCCGCATCCTGTTCCAGGGCAGCCAGGGGCCGCGCGACCTGCTGACAGCCACGCAGAAGGAGATGCGGGCGATCCGCGGCAAGGAGATCGCCATGATCTTCCAGGAGCCGATGACCTCGCTGAACCCCGTCTTCACCATCGGCGACCAGCTCGGCGAAACGCTGATCCTGCACGAAGGCATGGGCAAGGCCGCAGCAGCGGAGGAGGGCCGGCGACTGCTCGACATGGTCCGCCTGCCGGATGCCGCCCAGATCCTGAAGCGCTACCCGCACCAGCTCTCGGGCGGCATGCGCCAGCGGGTGATGATCGCCATGGCGCTGGCCTGCCGGCCCAGGCTGCTGATCGCGGACGAACCGACGACCGCGCTCGACGTGACGATCCAGGCGCAGATCCTGACCATCATGCGCGACCTGCAGGCCGAGCTCGGCATGGCGATGATGTTCATCACCCACGATATGGGCGTGGTGGCCGAAATGGCGGACGACGTCGTCGTCATGTGGAAGGGCCGCAAGGTCGAGGAGGGCCACGCCGCCGATCTGTTCGCCACCCCGCGCCAGCCCTATACCCGCGCGCTGCTGGCCGCAGTGCCGCGGCTTGGCGCCATGGCGGGACAGGATCACCCCCGCCGCCTGCCGCTGACCGTTCTCGACGGCGACCACGTCACCACCGTGGGCGAGGCCCGGGTGCAGGACACGGCCGACTACGGCGCAGCCCCCCTTCTGTCGGTCCGCGACCTGTCCGTCCGGTTCAAGTCCAGGACCAACTGGCTCGGCCGCGCGACGCATCAGGTCCATGCGGTGACGCAGGTCTCCTTCGACATCCATCCGGGCGAAACGCTGGCCCTGGTCGGCGAGTCCGGCTCCGGCAAATCGACGATCGGGCGCACCATCCAACAGTTGCAGGAGGCGACCTCGGGCCGCATTTCGTTCCGCGGCCGGCCGCTGTCGGAGATGGGGGCGGCTGACCGCAACCGGCTGCGGCGCGACGTCCAGTACATCTTCCAGGATCCCTTCGCGTCGCTCGACCCACGCAAGACGGTCGGCTTCTCGATCGCGGAGCCGATCCGCACCCATGGCCTGCTTGACGGCGAGCGGGAGATCCGCAAACGGGTGGACGGCCTGCTGGAGCGGGTCGGGCTCGCCCCCGCCCACGCCGCCCGCTACCCGCACGAATTTTCCGGTGGCCAGCGCCAGCGCGTCTGCATCGCCCGCGCGCTCGCCTCCGACCCAAAACTGATCATTGCCGACGAGGCGCTGTCGGCACTCGACGTGTCGATCCAGGCGCAGGTCATCAACCTGTTCATGGACCTTCAGGCCGAACGCGGCCTCGCCTATCTTTTCATCAGCCACGACATGGCGGTGGTGGAGAAGATGAGCCACCGGGTGGCCGTCCTCTTCCTCGGGCAGATCATGGAGATGGGAAGCCGGCGGCAGATTTTCGAAAGCCCGGCGCACGACTACACGCGCCGCCTGCTGTCCGCTGTACCGGTCGCCGACCCCTCGCGGCGGAGCCGCCGGGCCCTGCTGGACGGGGAAATCCCGAGCCCGGTCCGCGCCGTCGGCGACGATCCCGCGGTCCTGCCGCTGGAAGAGGTGCAGCCGGGGCATTTCGTCCGCCGGAGCGCATGACCCGGCGCCCTCGTCAACCAACAACAACCATCGATCAAGGAACAGGTGTCATGGCATTGGGAGTGAAAGGGATCAAGGCCGCGTTTGTGGCGACGCTGCTGAGCGGGGCGGCCTTCATGGCGACGCCCGCAGATGCCGCCGGGAAACTGACGATCTCGTCGCCGCAGGATCCCGGAAGCTGGGACCCGATCGACACCTTCCTGGTCAACTGGGCCTCGGTCGGCACCAACATCTTCGACGGTCTGACCTACCGCGGCCCGGACCGCAAGCTGGTGCCGGGGCTGGCGGAATCCTGGACCGAGATGGACGGCGGCAAGCGCATCCGCTTCAAGCTGCGCGGCGGCGTGACCTTCCACAACGGCGAGCCGTTCAACGCCGCCGCCGTGAAGTTCACCTTCGACCGGCTGCTGGGCGAGGAAGGGGCGAAGGGTCCGCAGCGCTCCAACTACATCGCCATCGACAGCGTCGAGGTCATCGACGACACCACCGTCGATCTCAAGCTGAAGGCTCCCGATCCGGTCCTGCTGACCAAGCTGGCCGGCTATGGCGCGATGATCGTCCCGCCGAACTACATCAAGGAGAAGGGCGACGCCTTCTTCAACGTCAACCCGGTCGGCACCGGGCCGTTCAAGTTCATCTCCTACGCCCCAAAGACCGGCATCAAGCTGGAGGCCAACCCCAACTACTGGGGCGGCGCGCCGAAGCTGTCGGAGGTCGAATACCGCTTCATCACCGAACCGGCCACGGCGGTCGCCGAGCTTCAGGCCGGCCGCGTCGACGTCGTCCTGCCGCCGACCATTCCCATCGGCATGGTCCCGGTGATCCAGGCCGATCCGAAGCTGACGCTGCTCAGCGTGCCGGGGCCGACGGTGGACGCGCTGCGTTTCAACACCAAGAGCGGCATCACCGCCGACCCGCGGGTGCGCAAGGCGCTGATCATGGCGGTGGACCGCGCCGCCATCGTCAAGTCGATCCTGGCCGGCCAGGCGTCGGAAATCGCCAGCTTCCAGGGCGAGCTGTCCTTCGGCTACGACCCGGCGCTGAAGCCGCTGCCCTTCGATCCGAAGGGGGCGCAGGCCCTGCTGGCCCAGGCTGGCGTGAAGCCGGGCGCCACGGTGCAGATCGACATCCGCGGCAACGACGCCACGATGAACGAGGTGGCCCAGGCCGTCGCCGCCTATCTGGGCGCGGTCGGCGTCGTCGCGACGATCAAGCCGTATGAGACCAACGTGCTGCTGAACGACATCATCCCGCAGGGCAAGACCGGCGCAATGTTCCAGCAGAAATGGGGCGGCTGGACCTTCGACTACGACAACACCGCCTACGCCATGTACCATTCCGGCGAGAAGTGGAACCCGTACGAGCAGGATGCCGATCTCGACAAGCTGCTGGAATCGCAACGCGCCATCACCGACGTGGCGGAGCGCGAGCGCATCCTGAAGCAGATCGCGCACACCGTCGCCGACAAGGCGCTGGAGATGCCGCTCTACAACTCCAACGCCATCTACGGCGT
The Azospirillum sp. TSA2s DNA segment above includes these coding regions:
- a CDS encoding ABC transporter substrate-binding protein, yielding MALGVKGIKAAFVATLLSGAAFMATPADAAGKLTISSPQDPGSWDPIDTFLVNWASVGTNIFDGLTYRGPDRKLVPGLAESWTEMDGGKRIRFKLRGGVTFHNGEPFNAAAVKFTFDRLLGEEGAKGPQRSNYIAIDSVEVIDDTTVDLKLKAPDPVLLTKLAGYGAMIVPPNYIKEKGDAFFNVNPVGTGPFKFISYAPKTGIKLEANPNYWGGAPKLSEVEYRFITEPATAVAELQAGRVDVVLPPTIPIGMVPVIQADPKLTLLSVPGPTVDALRFNTKSGITADPRVRKALIMAVDRAAIVKSILAGQASEIASFQGELSFGYDPALKPLPFDPKGAQALLAQAGVKPGATVQIDIRGNDATMNEVAQAVAAYLGAVGVVATIKPYETNVLLNDIIPQGKTGAMFQQKWGGWTFDYDNTAYAMYHSGEKWNPYEQDADLDKLLESQRAITDVAERERILKQIAHTVADKALEMPLYNSNAIYGVAKRVKNFPPASDNRPKLTEVTVD
- a CDS encoding TonB-dependent receptor, giving the protein MTGVMIGRRGSVAGERFGRVFLGRLLATTVLIAPGLLLSHIPAATAQTNPAGAVTFAIAPQSVDGALAAFSAATRIQVLSPGAVTQGVNSPGVSGSMSAREGLNRLLSGTGLVARFLNTETVTVERVAAVGAIQLDPVQIEGRGAPSSPGALPPAYAGGQVARGGRIGALGNQDAMDVPFSVTGYTAETIRNQQADTVADVLANDPAVRSGLGYGNFAESFVIRGFQLMGEDLSIDGLYGTAPRQIVATNMFERVEVLKGANAFLNGAAPSGSGIGGGVNLVPKRAEDEPLTRLTASYAMDSRFGLSADVGRRFGDANQFGVRVNAAVRGGETAIDDEERTLKLGSLALDYRGERTRVTLDVGTQTQRVEQGRPVVYFGNFVPAVPSASQNYAQPWSYSQMRDTFGQIRAEYDILPNLTAYGAFGLRSMREDGDYASPTVTRVDGTGTVRRLTVPREDFTSTGQAGIRADLHTGPIRHQLNAGASALRTTNNNGFEFGATSAINLYRMVGLPRPATTSSSGMVGDPPKVSESVLRSVYASDTLSILDDRVMVTAGLRQQNIQVRGFNRATGARTSDYDQSALTPVVGLVVKPTEELSLYANRIEGLAQGPTAPSTAANAGEIFEPYRSVQYEVGGKLDFGSFGGSLSLFQTTQPSGVTDAFTRIYSVSGEQRNRGIELMLYGEPVQGVRLLGGATFIDPEMTDTGSAATEGKDAVGVPRHQFNANVEWDLPFLPASFPTVTLTGRVIHTGSQYLNTANTLKIPSWTRFDVGARMVTDIRNRPVTVRAAVENVTDKAYWASAYGGYLSQGAPLTAKLSLSVDF
- a CDS encoding PepSY domain-containing protein, encoding MTNRTIRIWTLIHKWTSLICTLFMLLLCLTGLPLIFHDEIEALTAEDTLPSMPAETPLKSLDEAVVSALATYPGERPLFLSFDEDRPVVNVTTGPTARPPVSQMHISAIDLRTTRILADLNDDEGFMHVMLRLHVDMFAGLPGELFLGFMGFLLFLATLSGVVIYAPFMRKLSFGTVRAGRSRRLKWLDLHNMLGIVTLMWVMVVGLTGVINTLSVPLVAYWRSNELAAMIAPYEGKPMPERFASVDAAVRTAMEAAPGMRPQFIAFPGVRFSSNHHYAVWLKGATPATNRILTPALIDAETGAFTDMRSMPWYMLALRLSQPLHFGDYGGLPMKVLWAVLDVLTIVILGSGLYLWIARRRGAQEQAGASPGLRAVAGEAAE
- a CDS encoding ABC transporter ATP-binding protein, giving the protein MQSPTRNASPTPAPAATPPLLSVEDLSVAFGGQRVIEDLSFRVDPGRTLAIVGESGSGKSVTSLSVMRLADMVGAQYPTGRILFQGSQGPRDLLTATQKEMRAIRGKEIAMIFQEPMTSLNPVFTIGDQLGETLILHEGMGKAAAAEEGRRLLDMVRLPDAAQILKRYPHQLSGGMRQRVMIAMALACRPRLLIADEPTTALDVTIQAQILTIMRDLQAELGMAMMFITHDMGVVAEMADDVVVMWKGRKVEEGHAADLFATPRQPYTRALLAAVPRLGAMAGQDHPRRLPLTVLDGDHVTTVGEARVQDTADYGAAPLLSVRDLSVRFKSRTNWLGRATHQVHAVTQVSFDIHPGETLALVGESGSGKSTIGRTIQQLQEATSGRISFRGRPLSEMGAADRNRLRRDVQYIFQDPFASLDPRKTVGFSIAEPIRTHGLLDGEREIRKRVDGLLERVGLAPAHAARYPHEFSGGQRQRVCIARALASDPKLIIADEALSALDVSIQAQVINLFMDLQAERGLAYLFISHDMAVVEKMSHRVAVLFLGQIMEMGSRRQIFESPAHDYTRRLLSAVPVADPSRRSRRALLDGEIPSPVRAVGDDPAVLPLEEVQPGHFVRRSA